From Diaminobutyricibacter sp. McL0608, one genomic window encodes:
- a CDS encoding proteasome assembly chaperone family protein — protein MQDPADLYERNPDLREVPEGLNLVAGLTGFADAGAGVTQLGTYLLGTLDHDVVATFDADILLDYRARRPTIYFDQDHLTDYEPATLKLYLAYDELRQPFLLLTGFEPDFQWERFTTAVLGLIDKLKVKGVTWVHSIPMPVPHTRPIGVTVSGNRADLIDAMSIWKPHTQVPANALHLVEYRLQQLAYPIAGFILLVPHYLADTEYPAAAITALESISAATGLIFPTDRLRQEDRDFVANIDEQVASNPELGKLVGALEERHDSYMQDTNLRSPLTDEDGELPSADEIAQELENFLAFRRHGDDENGQSR, from the coding sequence CGCAATCCTGACCTCCGCGAGGTCCCGGAAGGGTTGAACCTGGTCGCCGGCCTGACCGGATTCGCCGATGCCGGGGCGGGCGTCACCCAGCTCGGCACCTATCTTCTCGGCACGTTGGACCACGATGTCGTCGCGACGTTCGACGCGGACATCCTGCTCGACTACCGCGCGCGCCGCCCGACGATCTACTTCGACCAGGACCACCTGACCGACTATGAGCCGGCGACACTCAAGCTCTATCTCGCGTACGACGAGCTTCGTCAGCCGTTCCTTCTTCTCACCGGTTTCGAGCCCGATTTCCAGTGGGAGCGTTTCACCACGGCTGTGCTCGGCCTGATCGACAAGCTCAAGGTCAAGGGCGTCACCTGGGTGCATTCCATTCCCATGCCTGTTCCTCACACCCGGCCGATCGGGGTGACGGTGAGCGGAAACCGCGCGGACCTGATCGACGCGATGTCGATCTGGAAACCGCACACACAAGTCCCGGCGAACGCTCTCCACCTCGTCGAGTACCGGCTTCAGCAGCTCGCGTATCCGATCGCCGGTTTCATCCTGCTGGTCCCGCACTATCTCGCCGACACCGAATATCCGGCCGCCGCGATCACGGCGCTCGAGAGCATCAGTGCCGCCACGGGCCTGATCTTCCCGACCGACCGCCTCCGTCAGGAGGACCGCGATTTCGTCGCCAACATCGACGAACAGGTCGCATCGAACCCCGAACTCGGTAAGCTCGTCGGCGCTCTCGAAGAGCGTCACGACAGCTATATGCAGGACACCAACCTCCGCTCCCCGCTCACGGACGAAGACGGCGAATTGCCGTCGGCCGACGAGATCGCCCAGGAGCTTGAGAACTTCCTCGCCTTCCGTCGCCATGGCGACGATGAGAACGGCCAGTCGCGTTAA
- a CDS encoding class I SAM-dependent DNA methyltransferase, with the protein MAGSSFLDVARAAYDTVAVDYAALLKDELSVKPWDRAMLATFAELVLADGSGPVADLGCGPGRITAHLHHLGLDAFGIDLSPGMIAVARAAYPDLRFSEGTITALDLASGSLAGAVAWYSIIHTPPPELPAVFAEFARVLAPGGRLLLAFQVGDERRHLDQAYGHAISLDAWRLSPESVVRQLGEAGLEADARLVREPDAFEKVPQAFIVARRP; encoded by the coding sequence ATGGCCGGGTCGTCCTTCCTCGACGTCGCACGCGCGGCCTACGACACGGTCGCAGTCGACTACGCGGCACTGCTGAAGGACGAGCTCAGCGTCAAGCCGTGGGATCGCGCGATGCTCGCGACCTTCGCCGAGCTGGTGCTCGCCGACGGCTCCGGCCCGGTGGCGGATCTCGGATGCGGTCCGGGACGGATCACCGCCCACCTCCACCATCTCGGTCTCGACGCCTTCGGCATCGACCTGTCGCCTGGCATGATCGCCGTGGCTCGCGCCGCGTATCCCGACCTCAGGTTCTCGGAAGGGACGATCACTGCCCTCGACCTCGCGAGCGGGTCCCTCGCCGGGGCGGTCGCGTGGTATTCGATCATCCACACCCCGCCGCCGGAGTTGCCGGCCGTCTTCGCCGAGTTCGCCCGGGTGCTCGCTCCGGGTGGCAGACTCCTTCTCGCGTTCCAGGTCGGCGACGAGCGGCGTCACCTCGACCAGGCGTACGGGCATGCGATCTCCCTCGACGCCTGGCGGCTGTCTCCGGAGTCTGTGGTGCGTCAGCTCGGCGAGGCGGGACTCGAGGCGGATGCGCGCCTCGTCAGGGAACCCGACGCGTTCGAGAAGGTCCCGCAGGCGTTCATCGTCGCCCGCCGTCCGTAG
- a CDS encoding MFS transporter, translating to MNSRRSWLIFAVGVFGYLVAVMQRTTIGVAGVAATERFHSTASVLSTLAVVQLIVYAAMQIPVGVLIDRVGSRWLMTVGTALMIAGQVTVALAPTIGIAVIGRILVGAGDATIFTSLIRLTSSWFTGRLVPQLSQWIGNIGQLGQVLSAIPFALILHQSGWTTAFLSAASLSVVALVGIVAFIHDRPVGSREGPRPTNWAESLRLLRVSLQRPGTQLGFWSHFVTQSSGTVFSLMWGFPFMVYGLGIDPSLAAGLLIVMVVAGLISGPILGLLTARFPLRRSNLVLAIVAMMGLAWATVLLWPGTPPFWLLILLLVAIGIGGPGSLIGFDFARTSNPLHSLGSANGIVNVGGFLASFVMMFLIGVALDVENNLHIAAGQPSDLYALDSFRWAFAIQYVIIGIGVVFLVRARRRTRRRLAREEGIEVAPLWVALSEAWRRRGREA from the coding sequence GTGAACTCGCGACGATCCTGGCTGATCTTCGCGGTCGGTGTATTCGGCTACCTGGTGGCCGTGATGCAGCGCACGACCATTGGTGTCGCGGGTGTGGCGGCGACCGAGCGGTTCCACAGCACGGCATCCGTCCTGTCGACGCTCGCCGTCGTGCAGCTCATCGTCTATGCAGCCATGCAGATCCCGGTCGGCGTGCTCATCGACCGGGTCGGGTCGCGCTGGCTGATGACCGTCGGCACAGCCCTGATGATCGCAGGACAGGTCACCGTCGCGCTGGCGCCGACCATCGGGATCGCCGTCATCGGCCGCATCCTGGTCGGGGCCGGCGACGCCACGATCTTCACCTCGCTCATCCGGCTGACGAGCTCCTGGTTCACCGGGCGTCTCGTCCCTCAGCTCTCCCAGTGGATCGGCAACATCGGGCAGCTGGGCCAGGTTCTGTCGGCCATCCCGTTCGCGCTGATACTCCACCAGTCGGGCTGGACGACCGCATTCCTGAGCGCGGCATCGCTTTCGGTCGTCGCGCTCGTCGGCATCGTGGCGTTCATCCACGACCGACCGGTCGGTTCTCGTGAGGGACCGCGGCCCACGAACTGGGCCGAGTCGCTGCGTCTGCTCCGCGTCAGCCTGCAGCGGCCGGGCACACAGCTCGGATTCTGGTCGCACTTCGTGACGCAGTCGTCCGGCACGGTATTCAGCCTCATGTGGGGTTTCCCGTTCATGGTCTACGGGCTGGGGATCGACCCGAGCCTCGCGGCCGGTCTTCTCATCGTGATGGTCGTTGCCGGGCTGATCTCCGGGCCCATCCTCGGCCTGCTCACGGCACGGTTCCCACTACGACGGAGCAACCTGGTCCTCGCCATCGTCGCCATGATGGGCCTCGCGTGGGCGACCGTCCTGCTCTGGCCGGGCACACCGCCGTTCTGGCTGCTCATCCTGCTTCTGGTCGCCATCGGGATCGGGGGACCGGGGTCGCTCATCGGTTTCGACTTCGCCCGCACCTCCAATCCGTTGCACAGCCTCGGATCGGCGAACGGAATCGTCAACGTCGGAGGATTCCTCGCGAGTTTCGTGATGATGTTCCTGATCGGCGTGGCGCTCGATGTCGAGAACAATCTGCACATCGCGGCTGGCCAGCCGTCCGATCTCTACGCACTCGACTCCTTCAGGTGGGCGTTCGCGATCCAGTACGTCATCATCGGCATCGGCGTCGTCTTCCTCGTCCGCGCCCGCAGGCGCACGCGCCGCCGACTCGCCCGGGAAGAGGGAATAGAAGTGGCACCACTCTGGGTTGCATTGAGTGAAGCGTGGAGGCGGCGCGGGCGTGAAGCCTGA
- a CDS encoding RNA polymerase sigma factor: MATRPAKTVEAEAPAEATAAAVKPALKPAATSKAATAKSGTKTTAARGAAAKTVVKPVAKTTPVAEAKPKKRASAKAADDDDEEVDPEAVVEIDETDEAEVEVVDPKAETEDADADADGGDDDEEKPASPEEPLPTGALVLRAVDEDDDIPVYSAAITGATADPVKDYLKQIGKVALLNAAEEVELAMRIEAGLFAEDKLANTPNLPKELERELRWVARDGQRAKSHLLGANLRLVVSLAKRYTGRGMQFLDLIQEGNLGLIRAVEKFDYTKGFKFSTYATWWIRQAITRAMADQARTIRIPVHMVEVINKLARVQRQMLQDLGREPTPEELSRELDMTPEKVIEVQKYGREPISLHTPLGEDGDSEFGDLIEDTEAVVPADAVGFTMLQKQLESLLDSLSEREAGVIRMRFGLGDGMPKTLDQIGDTFGVTRERIRQIESKTMAKLRHPSRSQSLRDYLE; this comes from the coding sequence ATGGCAACCCGACCAGCAAAGACCGTTGAGGCGGAGGCGCCCGCAGAGGCGACCGCAGCTGCGGTGAAGCCGGCCCTCAAGCCGGCCGCGACGAGCAAGGCCGCGACCGCCAAGAGCGGAACGAAGACGACTGCCGCGCGCGGCGCTGCAGCGAAGACGGTGGTGAAGCCCGTCGCGAAGACGACTCCCGTCGCCGAGGCGAAGCCGAAGAAGCGCGCGAGCGCGAAGGCCGCCGACGACGATGACGAAGAGGTCGACCCCGAGGCCGTCGTAGAGATCGACGAGACCGACGAGGCCGAGGTCGAGGTCGTCGACCCCAAGGCCGAGACGGAAGACGCCGACGCTGACGCCGACGGCGGCGATGACGACGAAGAGAAGCCGGCCTCCCCGGAGGAGCCGCTGCCCACTGGTGCGCTCGTCCTCCGTGCGGTCGACGAAGACGATGACATCCCCGTCTACTCAGCGGCGATCACCGGAGCCACGGCCGACCCTGTCAAGGACTACCTGAAGCAGATCGGTAAGGTCGCACTTCTGAACGCGGCCGAAGAGGTCGAGCTCGCGATGCGCATCGAGGCCGGACTGTTCGCCGAGGACAAGCTCGCCAACACGCCCAACCTCCCCAAGGAGCTCGAGCGCGAGCTCAGGTGGGTCGCGCGCGACGGACAGCGGGCGAAGAGCCACCTGCTCGGAGCGAACCTCCGTCTGGTCGTTTCGCTCGCGAAGCGCTACACCGGTCGTGGCATGCAGTTCCTCGACCTGATTCAGGAAGGCAACCTGGGCCTGATCCGTGCGGTCGAGAAGTTCGACTACACCAAGGGCTTCAAGTTCTCCACGTACGCCACCTGGTGGATCCGCCAGGCGATCACGCGCGCCATGGCCGACCAGGCACGAACCATCCGCATCCCCGTCCACATGGTCGAGGTCATCAACAAGCTCGCCCGGGTCCAGCGGCAGATGCTGCAGGACCTCGGCCGCGAACCCACGCCAGAAGAGCTGAGCCGCGAACTCGACATGACCCCTGAGAAGGTCATCGAGGTGCAGAAGTACGGCCGCGAGCCGATTTCGCTGCACACCCCGCTCGGCGAAGACGGCGACAGCGAGTTCGGCGACCTCATCGAAGACACCGAGGCAGTCGTCCCTGCGGACGCCGTCGGGTTCACCATGCTGCAGAAGCAGCTGGAGAGCCTCCTCGATTCCCTCTCCGAGCGCGAGGCCGGCGTGATCCGCATGCGTTTCGGGCTGGGCGACGGGATGCCGAAGACACTCGACCAGATCGGTGACACGTTCGGTGTGACGCGCGAGCGCATCCGCCAGATCGAGTCGAAGACGATGGCGAAGCTGCGCCACCCGTCCCGCTCGCAGTCGCTCCGCGACTACCTCGAGTAG
- a CDS encoding MurT ligase domain-containing protein: protein MRYRLAVIAGRLARWVLRLRGGGSAVPGRVALAIAPRFLERSMTRLPLGVLFVSGSNGKSTTTNMLTGILREHGLDVFTNPSGGNLPQGIASALLASVPLDGYVRGDVAVIEVDEAYGVNLATILKPRGALLLNVQIDQLNRFFEPARVVGMLRSIADTASEFVVVNADDDSLRGVGAELAAQGRDVTAFGVAPSLIAASPNGLANVEDFAGGAVGGSAENALPASRVIVAALDARTARLDVDASPVEVALPARGLHYAVDAAGATATALRVLGDRFSADATARAMTALRTVYGRGETLRVGDEDVEIIMMKNPPSLQLNLDYLAEPPEQVFVAVDEGTPDPSWVYDIDLSSITHVDVVSGTKAWQFATRFAYDGIPVTSVLPELRPALKAFLDLPKPTRGTKTMIVNYEQMMLIRKQLGFLELEGSP, encoded by the coding sequence GTGCGGTACAGGCTGGCGGTCATCGCCGGTCGTCTCGCTCGCTGGGTGCTGCGGCTCCGTGGGGGCGGCTCTGCCGTCCCCGGCAGGGTCGCGCTCGCGATCGCTCCGCGGTTCCTCGAGCGTTCGATGACCCGGCTTCCTCTGGGCGTGCTCTTCGTGAGCGGCTCGAACGGCAAGTCCACGACGACGAACATGCTGACCGGGATCCTGCGCGAGCACGGTCTCGATGTCTTCACGAACCCGTCGGGCGGAAACCTTCCGCAGGGGATCGCGTCGGCGCTTCTCGCCTCGGTGCCCCTCGACGGATATGTGCGCGGGGATGTCGCGGTGATCGAGGTCGATGAGGCCTACGGTGTAAACTTGGCGACGATCCTCAAGCCGCGCGGCGCGCTGCTGCTCAATGTGCAGATCGACCAGCTGAACCGCTTCTTCGAGCCGGCCCGTGTCGTCGGGATGCTGCGTTCGATCGCCGACACTGCATCCGAGTTCGTCGTGGTGAACGCCGATGACGACAGCCTCCGGGGCGTCGGCGCGGAGCTTGCAGCGCAGGGCCGCGATGTGACGGCGTTCGGCGTCGCACCGTCGCTCATCGCGGCGTCGCCGAACGGTCTGGCGAACGTCGAGGATTTCGCAGGTGGCGCTGTCGGGGGGAGCGCCGAGAACGCACTCCCTGCATCCCGGGTGATTGTCGCGGCGCTCGACGCCCGTACTGCCCGCCTCGACGTCGACGCTTCACCGGTCGAGGTCGCGCTTCCGGCACGCGGACTGCACTACGCAGTGGATGCGGCCGGAGCTACGGCCACGGCCCTGCGCGTGCTCGGCGACCGGTTCTCGGCCGACGCCACCGCACGGGCGATGACCGCCCTTCGCACGGTCTACGGCCGTGGCGAGACCCTGCGCGTCGGCGATGAAGACGTCGAGATCATCATGATGAAGAACCCGCCGAGCCTTCAGCTGAACCTCGACTATCTCGCGGAGCCTCCCGAGCAGGTCTTCGTCGCCGTCGACGAGGGCACCCCGGATCCGTCCTGGGTGTACGACATCGACCTTTCGTCGATCACCCACGTCGACGTGGTCTCCGGCACGAAGGCTTGGCAGTTCGCGACACGATTCGCCTACGACGGGATCCCGGTGACCTCGGTCCTGCCCGAGCTCCGTCCAGCGCTCAAGGCCTTCCTCGATCTGCCGAAGCCGACCCGGGGGACGAAGACGATGATCGTCAACTACGAGCAGATGATGCTCATCCGCAAGCAGCTCGGATTCCTCGAGTTGGAGGGCAGCCCGTGA
- a CDS encoding type 1 glutamine amidotransferase, with amino-acid sequence MSAPVRILHLYPRELGINGDAGNVTALVKRAEWRGLEATVHHHDVGDELVTAVDIIHIGSGPLSSQRIVHEDVLRIAAALRELASSGVPLLAVAGGWQLLGHQLVTSDGETLAGAGVFPSLATLGTERHVGEVVVDSADGVLAGFENHSAATVLDAGSEPLGTVVEGFGNGADPTGRRVEGVRVGESVGTHLHGPVLPMNPVLADRMLAAALALRGEELPQPISRELSGADGFAANARRAIAQRTGARTAR; translated from the coding sequence GTGAGCGCCCCGGTGAGAATCCTGCACCTCTATCCCCGTGAGCTCGGAATCAACGGCGACGCCGGGAACGTGACCGCACTCGTGAAGCGCGCCGAGTGGCGGGGGCTCGAGGCCACGGTGCACCACCATGACGTCGGCGACGAGTTGGTCACGGCGGTCGACATCATCCACATCGGCAGCGGCCCGTTGTCGTCGCAGCGCATCGTCCACGAGGACGTCCTGCGGATCGCGGCCGCCCTTCGCGAGCTTGCTTCATCCGGTGTCCCGCTCCTCGCCGTCGCAGGCGGCTGGCAGCTCCTCGGGCACCAGCTGGTGACGAGCGACGGCGAGACGCTTGCCGGCGCGGGAGTCTTCCCGTCGCTCGCGACACTCGGCACTGAACGACACGTGGGCGAAGTGGTCGTCGACTCCGCCGACGGAGTACTCGCAGGCTTCGAGAACCACTCGGCCGCGACCGTCCTCGATGCGGGCTCAGAGCCGCTCGGAACGGTCGTCGAGGGATTCGGAAACGGTGCGGATCCCACCGGCCGGCGAGTCGAGGGCGTCCGGGTGGGCGAGTCGGTCGGGACGCACCTGCACGGACCCGTCCTGCCGATGAACCCCGTGCTCGCCGACCGCATGCTCGCGGCAGCACTTGCGCTTCGTGGGGAAGAACTGCCTCAGCCGATCTCGCGCGAACTGTCGGGGGCCGACGGTTTCGCCGCGAACGCCCGACGCGCGATCGCGCAGAGAACCGGCGCCAGGACAGCTCGCTGA
- the alr gene encoding alanine racemase, whose translation MTVANTAALPRAVIDLAALRHNVARLAQIAAPAEVMLAVKADAYGHGLIPIARAGLDAGATALAVLEIPAGLVLRDAGITVPLLAWLHGPNTDFLAGIEADIELGISARWQLDAIERAAANRPAVVHLKVDTGLSRNGASPEDWPALVDAALALQDAGVVRVRAAWSHLADASIADDEAALAEFHKAVAVAEERGAVFEVLHLAASSAGIRMPEARFDLVRFGIAAYGISPFDDTSGTELGLVPVMRLEAPVAGIHVDGSTRARIGIGFADGVPTLGTAKASVLVNGVRRRVVEVGVDSTVIDCGSDRVRVGDIAVVFGSGAEGEPTAETWADWAETIGDELVTGVMPRVTRVYIG comes from the coding sequence ATGACAGTCGCAAACACCGCCGCGCTCCCCCGTGCCGTCATCGACCTCGCCGCTCTGCGGCACAATGTCGCCCGACTGGCCCAGATCGCGGCGCCCGCCGAGGTCATGCTGGCGGTCAAAGCCGACGCCTACGGACACGGACTCATCCCGATCGCGCGGGCCGGGCTCGACGCCGGGGCGACAGCCCTCGCCGTGCTGGAGATCCCGGCGGGGCTGGTGCTCCGCGACGCCGGGATCACTGTTCCGCTCCTCGCCTGGCTCCACGGTCCGAACACCGACTTCCTGGCCGGCATCGAGGCCGACATCGAGCTCGGCATCTCGGCTCGCTGGCAGCTCGACGCGATCGAGCGCGCCGCCGCGAACCGCCCCGCGGTCGTCCACCTCAAAGTGGACACGGGACTCAGCCGCAACGGTGCCAGTCCCGAGGACTGGCCGGCGCTCGTCGACGCCGCCCTCGCGCTGCAGGACGCGGGGGTCGTGCGGGTGCGCGCGGCATGGTCGCACCTGGCTGACGCATCCATCGCCGACGACGAAGCTGCGCTGGCGGAGTTCCACAAGGCGGTCGCCGTCGCCGAGGAGCGCGGCGCTGTCTTCGAGGTCCTGCACCTGGCGGCCAGCTCGGCAGGAATCCGAATGCCCGAGGCTCGCTTCGATCTCGTCCGATTCGGCATCGCCGCCTACGGGATCTCCCCCTTCGACGACACATCCGGCACCGAGCTCGGACTCGTACCGGTGATGCGACTCGAGGCGCCCGTCGCGGGGATTCATGTCGACGGGAGCACGCGGGCGCGAATCGGCATCGGATTCGCCGACGGTGTCCCGACCCTGGGAACGGCGAAAGCGTCCGTGCTCGTGAACGGCGTGCGCCGGCGGGTCGTCGAGGTGGGCGTCGACAGCACCGTCATCGACTGCGGCAGCGATCGCGTCCGCGTCGGAGACATCGCCGTCGTATTCGGTTCAGGCGCCGAGGGTGAACCGACGGCGGAGACGTGGGCTGACTGGGCCGAGACCATCGGCGACGAGCTGGTCACCGGTGTGATGCCGCGCGTGACGCGCGTCTACATCGGCTGA
- a CDS encoding alanine racemase C-terminal domain-containing protein: protein MSTGVRRQAFVDLSALVENFHRSAPAPDQALIDVRADAYGHGLVPVSRALAEEGGAAFLVSRPDDVQTLAAAGITAAIVAPTQSEAFPVVGHALYGLDSAAPRSAFRLVGEVIAVKNVPADRGVSYGYTYRTRKPTTLALVALGFADGIPRVASNRAPVRIGDFVGRVTGRIAMDQFVVDLDGNTASVGDEAVLFGDPEQAEPSLAQWADATGLAAAVIVSGLGSRIERIYP from the coding sequence GTGTCGACAGGTGTGCGCAGGCAGGCTTTCGTCGACCTTTCGGCCCTCGTAGAGAACTTCCATCGGAGCGCGCCAGCGCCGGACCAGGCCCTCATCGATGTCCGGGCTGACGCGTACGGCCACGGCCTCGTTCCTGTGTCACGCGCACTCGCCGAGGAGGGCGGCGCCGCGTTCCTGGTGTCCCGGCCCGACGATGTCCAGACTCTCGCGGCTGCCGGGATCACGGCCGCCATCGTGGCGCCGACCCAGAGTGAAGCGTTCCCCGTCGTCGGGCACGCGCTCTACGGCCTCGACTCCGCCGCACCCCGAAGTGCCTTCCGGCTCGTCGGCGAGGTGATCGCGGTGAAGAACGTGCCGGCGGATCGCGGGGTCTCCTACGGCTACACCTACCGCACTCGCAAACCGACCACGCTCGCTCTCGTCGCACTCGGCTTCGCCGACGGCATCCCCAGGGTCGCGTCAAACCGCGCGCCGGTCAGGATCGGCGACTTCGTCGGGCGGGTGACCGGCCGCATCGCCATGGACCAGTTCGTGGTCGACCTCGACGGCAACACTGCGTCCGTCGGCGACGAAGCCGTCCTCTTCGGCGACCCTGAGCAAGCGGAACCATCTCTTGCCCAGTGGGCCGATGCCACGGGCCTCGCTGCCGCCGTCATCGTGAGCGGGCTGGGCAGCCGGATCGAGCGGATCTACCCATGA
- a CDS encoding DUF7455 domain-containing protein, with protein sequence MSTITTENGAVDELAGGPQLTAADRCDSCGAQAYIRVVVNNGELLFCAHHGKKHQEKLSEIAHSWHDETARLFEEQRA encoded by the coding sequence ATGTCGACGATCACCACGGAGAACGGTGCGGTTGACGAGCTCGCCGGCGGGCCGCAACTCACGGCTGCCGACCGGTGCGACAGCTGCGGCGCCCAGGCGTACATTCGCGTTGTCGTGAACAACGGTGAACTCCTCTTCTGCGCCCACCACGGCAAGAAGCACCAGGAGAAGCTGTCCGAGATCGCGCACAGCTGGCACGACGAGACCGCTCGCCTGTTCGAGGAGCAGCGCGCGTAG